One Raphanus sativus cultivar WK10039 unplaced genomic scaffold, ASM80110v3 Scaffold2651, whole genome shotgun sequence DNA window includes the following coding sequences:
- the LOC130505872 gene encoding probable xyloglucan endotransglucosylase/hydrolase protein 8, with amino-acid sequence METRCSSMAAVFFFVAALMATSSITATPTPSFEENFNIMWSENHFTTSDDGQIWNLALDNDTGCGFQTKHMYRFGWFSMKLKLVGGDSAGVVTAYYLCSENGAGPERDEIDFEFLGNRTGEPYIIQTNVFKNGTGNREMRHTLWFDPTKDYHTYSILWNNHQLVFFVDRVPIRVYKNSDKVPNNDFFPNQKPMYLFSSIWNADDWATRGGLEKTDWKKAPFVSSYKDFAVEGCRWKDPFPACVSTTTDNWWDQYDAWHLSKTQKMDYAWVQRNLVVYDYCQDRERFPKMPWECSISPWA; translated from the exons ATGGAGACGAGATGTTCTTCCATGGCGGCTGTGTTCTTTTTCGTGGCGGCTCTAATGGCGACTTCCTCAATCACAGCAACACCGACACCGTCGTTCGAAGAAAATTTCAATATAATGTGGTCTGAAAATCACTTCACGACTTCCGACGATGGACAGATCTGGAATCTGGCCTTAGACAACGACACCG GATGTGGATTTCAGACAAAGCACATGTACAGATTTGGATGGTTCAGTATGAAGCTAAAGCTTGTCGGCGGCGACTCAGCCGGCGTCGTTACCGCTTACTAC CTGTGTTCGGAGAATGGAGCCGGACCGGAGAGAGACGAGATAGATTTTGAATTCCTAGGGAACCGAACCGGAGAACCGTACATCATCCAGACCAATGTGTTTAAGAACGGAACCGGGAATCGGGAGATGCGACATACTCTCTGGTTCGACCCGACCAAGGACTACCACACTTACTCCATTCTCTGGAATAACCACCAGCTCGT GTTCTTCGTAGATAGAGTACCGATTCGAGTGTACAAGAACAGCGATAAGGTACCGAACAACGACTTCTTCCCGAACCAGAAGCCGATGTACTTGTTCTCCAGCATCTGGAACGCTGACGACTGGGCAACACGTGGTGGTCTCGAGAAGACCGACTGGAAGAAAGCTCCGTTCGTCTCTTCCTACAAGGACTTCGCCGTCGAAGGATGCCGCTGGAAGGATCCGTTCCCTGCTTGCGTCTCCACCACCACGGACAACTGGTGGGACCAGTACGACGCATGGCACTTGTCAAAGACACAGAAGATGGACTATGCGTGGGTGCAACGTAACCTTGTCGTATACGATTATTGTCAGGACCGTGAGAGATTCCCTAAGATGCCTTGGGAGTGTTCCATTAGCCCTTGGGCTTAA